Proteins encoded together in one Gadus chalcogrammus isolate NIFS_2021 chromosome 18, NIFS_Gcha_1.0, whole genome shotgun sequence window:
- the sap30bp gene encoding SAP30-binding protein, with protein sequence MRRVLAMASGKKSSLLSSLADYGDDSEPDSDIEDEDTGTENRWGGLVSASYGEDDISRVEDPEKGPSEDEESGESSRHSEMEESDEGKDADDVKEIPEAEKKNPHELVALFSEKVRNMSPDKIRIPSEPAGRCPIHLQEKICKLYERKLQEGFDTNNHIQKKKEFRNPSIYEKLIQFCGIDELGTNYPKDMFDPHGWSEDSYYEALAKAQKVEMDKMEKARKDRTKIEFVTGTKKGTIAANTAALAALASSATSTTATAEAQKRKSKWDSAVPVTVAQPPLLPGGGPIPGVVSVTTTASGTKTTVISAVGTILKKAKQ encoded by the exons ATGCGACGGGTGCTAGCAATGGCGAGCGGAAAGAAGAGTTCGCTTCTCTCGTCTTTGGCAGATTATGGAGACGATTCAGAGCCAGATTCTGACATCGAAGACGAAGATACAG GAACAGAGAACCGATGGGGAGGTCTCGTCTCCGCCAGCTACGGAGAAGACGACATCAGCCGGGTAGAAGACCCAGAGAAGGGCCCATCTGAAGATGAGGAGAGCGGAGAAAGCTCCCGTCACTCT GAAATGGAGGAATCGGACGAGGGGAAGGATGCGGACGATGTGAAG GAGATCCCAGAAGCAGAGAAGAAGAACCCTCACGAGCTTGTCG CGCTCTTCTCTGAGAAAGTGAGGAACATGTCGCCGGACAAGATCCGGATTCCCTCGGAGCCGGCTGGTCGCTGCCCCATCCACTTACAG gagaagATCTGCAAGCTGTACGAGAGGAAGCTGCAGGAAGGCTTCGACACCAACAACCACatccagaagaagaaggagtTCAGGAACCCCAG TATCTACGAGAAGCTGATCCAGTTCTGTGGCATCGACGAGCTGGGGACCAACTACCCCAAGGACATGTTCGACCCCCACGGCTGGTCGGAAGACTCCTACTACGAGGCCCTCG CTAAAGCCCAAAAGGTGGAGATGGACAAAATGGAGAAGGCCAGGAAGGACCGAACAAAG ATTGAGTTTGTGACTGGCACCAAAAAGGGCACCATTGCCGCCAACACGGCTGCCCTGGCCGCCTTGGCCTCCAGCGCCACCAGCACCACGGCCACAG ccgagGCTCAGAAGAGGAAGAGCAAGTGGGACTCTGCGGTTCCGGTGACCGTGGCCCAGCCCCCGCTGCTCCCCGGCGGCGGGCCCATCCCCGGGGTGGTCTCCGTGACGACCACCGCCAGCGGAACCAAGACCACCGTCATATCGGCGGTGGGCACCATCCTGAAGAAGGCCAAGCAATGA